CGCCGCATCCGCGGAACGTCTACCTCCTCGATGCGGATATCGCCCAGAAGGGCGCGGCGCATGAAGGGAAGCCCCCGCGCCATCGGCAGCGCCAGCCCCGTCATCGTCTCGCGAAAGAGGCGCTGCCGGTCCGCCTCCGTATCGAGCGACGAGGAGTACGCCGCCAGCAGCGCCCGCAGCGTGTCGTTGCGCACCAACCGCAGCTCTCCCGTGCCCAGGATGGCGCGGTAGTTCCCCGCGACAACCCGGAAGTCCGCGGCCGAGGCCGCGCCGGACATCCAGGCGATCACGCTGTCGGCTGAGGGCGGCGCGTCGCTGCGGGTGAGCGCGTCGATCAGGCGCGCAGCCGCGCTCACCGATGTCGAGTCGGACGCGATGACGGCGTCCAGCCGCGCCTCGTTCTCCCGCGTGTCGGCCAGGAGCTGCCGCAGGTAGTCGCGCTCGCGCCCGCGCTCCTGGTGCCCGTCCCACCACGCCTGCGCGCCCAGTGCGCAGAGCACGCCGGCCACGATGATGGAGAACTCGCGCAGCGCCCCCGTCCACCCGCCCGCCCGCTGAGCCCCTGCTGCGCCCGGTTCGGCCACGAGGGTCATCCTCCATTGCGAGTCGATCGTCGTGCGCGCGCCGCCCGGCCGGCGCGGAAGGAACCAATGCGGCGCTTTCCCGGTAGACCGGTCGTCCCCGCCTCCCCGGCGGCGTGGCATGAGGCGCGGGATGATCGGCTCCGCAATCCGTGCTCCATCGTCCTCGCGCAGCGCGAGCGCGGCTGTCCTTCCCCCACGTTCCCTGCACCTCGCGCGCGGGCATCCCCCGGATGAGTTTCGCTTCCCTCTCGTCCCGCCCGCCCTCGCGCCTCCCCCGCGCCAGCCCCCTCGCGGCATCGGCGGTCGCCCACGCGATCCTTTTCGTTGCGGCCGTGCGGTGGCATCACCCCGCGCACGCCCCGAAGATGCGGCCGGCCGCGCCGCGGCAGGAGGTGGTGTGGATCGACTTCCCCGCACCGGACGCGCTCGCGCTGCCCGGGCTGGGCGGAGTCGCGGGACAGGGGCGGGCGCCGGGATCGCCACGCATCACGCCCGAAACGCGGGTGGCGGCACGGACGACGGCCGTGGAGACCAGCGCCGCCGCGCCCGCCGCGAGTCAGGGCCCGGCGGGTCCTTCCGCGCCGGCAGCCGCATCATCCCGGCCCTGGAGCGGCGTGCGCGATCCCCGCCTCTACGTGGACACGCGCAGGCTTCCGCCGCCGGAGCGCCCGGACCACGCGCGGCTGGCCCCGGACTTCGCCGCCGCCGTGCGTGCCGACTCCGTGCGCGCGGCCGAGGCGGCGCGGCAGTCGCTCGCGCGGCGGCAGGTCACCGTGTTCGGCCGCCGGGTGACGGTGGGCGGCGACTCCGCGGCCGCCGGCTTCCGCACCGAGGCCATCGAGGCGCGCCGCGACGTGCTGACCATGCCCGGCGACCGGATCATGTGGGAACGCCTCGAGCTGAGCAAACAGGACGGCCAGCAGGCGCGCGACTCCGTTCTCCGGGAGCGTATCCGCGCGACCCGCGCGCGCAACGACGCGGACCGCCGCCCGTAAGCCCGCGCGGCCACATGAGTCACCGATGCCCCGCGTGAGCCATGCGGCCGCCATTGGTCAGAGCCGTTCCAGCACCCTGGCGACCCCGCGCAGTGCGCCCGCGACCGCGTGGAAGACGGGGCGCAGCACCTCGGCCGGCGACGGGATGCGGGCGTGCGAATGGTGGTGCGAGTAGGGGCCCGGCTCCGGCTCGGGCGTCATCACGCCAACGGCGGTGGGGGGAAGACGGTGCGGCGGCTCCAGCCCCCCGCTCGGCTGCGTTTCCGGCGTGAAGTCGTCGGTCATGGTGCCCCCTGGGTCGATGGACGTGGCGATCCGCCCCACCCGGTACGGCTCCCATGCCCGGCGGTTTCGCGACGCCTCTCGACCGGCGGAATGGGCGGGACGGAACTCGGCAGCCGCGTCGGATGTACAACGTTCGTTCAACTTGTGCGTACCGACGATGTAACACAGACTGTGTCAGTCGCACCACGTGTTTCTTTCTTCGCGGATGTTTTCCCGTGCAATCAGTCGAGTTCGCCCGGATCCCGCCCTGGGAGCAGATGCGCGCCCGCGTGGCCGCACACCTGAACGCGAATCCGTTCATCAGGGACGTCGCCGATGGGCCGTCGCTGGAAGCGAGCCGCTTCGGCGTCCGGATGCGCCTGGGCGGTGACGCCGTCTCGGTGATGCGCTTCCAGTGGTACCTCCCGCTGACCGACGAGCGCGCCCTCCGGCTCGCGTCGGACCTGGCGCTCCAGGCCCGCGGCGCACGGGACGAAGCGGCCGCGTAGCCACTTCCGTCCCACCTGGCGGTTTCCCCAACCCCGTTACCGGGGAGGCAGTACCATGCCCGCGTACGAATACCTTTGCGACACCTGCGGCCGCACCGCGGACCATCTGCGCCCGCGCGTCGATCGGGACCGCCCCGCCCGCTGCGGCGACTGGGGGTGCAAGGGGCACCTGGCGCTCATCGCCCCTTTCCACTCCGCGCCCCCGCCCGCCGTACCGCCGCGTCCCTGAGGCGCGCCGCCGGCACCGAAGCCCCTCCTCCGCCACGCGCGGGGGAGGGGCTTCGCGCGTGTGGCAAGGAGCGAACCCGAGGCACCGGGTAAGCGCTACAACGCCGGGCTCGCAGATGCGAGCCCGGCGCTTTTTACCCTACACTGCACAGAATCTATCGCTCCCGAACCGCGCTACCATTTGCGTCGCCGGGAGGTGCCTCCTGCATGGAACTCCGGTAACGCCGCTCGTATCTCACCCACTGCGTTTTGGCGAACAACCAACCGCCGATCGGCCAGAGAACGAGGGAAGAGAGCGTGGCGAGCCAGAACCGGCGTGTACCCAGGAACAATAGGTCAGGCGGCGAGGCAGGAACATACAGGACCGGCACTACAACCCAGCAGATTGCCCAAGTCGCCAGTCCGACGGGCAGCGCGAACCGGCGCCACCCGTATTCGACTGCAAACTTGCGGAAGCCCATCTTGCGGATTGTCGGCCATTCCGCTCGGAACTCCCGAGTCAACGGTGAAACCATCAGCCACCTCGTGATCAAAGCTCCGCGGTTGCCACCGTGACGAAGGGTCGTGGGGGCGCGGATGAAAGTATATCCTCAAGCAACGTTCCGCAATAAAGTCTCAAAAGGCGCGCAGGCAACCGGCTCTTGTGATGCGCCCGAAGCGCCCCCGCTCAGTGCGAGCCGGGGCGCTTCGTGAGTGCCTTCGCCAAATTCGGTTCGTCCTCCCGGAGCCTTGCGCCTCGGCCGGAGCTCAAAGGAAGCCGAGCGCGTACCGGGTCATACACCCTACTCCGCCCTGAGCGCCTCCGTCGGCTCGACGCGCAGGGCGCGGCGGGTGGGGACGACGCAGGCGAGCAGGCACACGCCCAGCATGAACGCGGCGTAGCAGAGCAGGAGCGCCACCTGGCTGGCGGTGAATCCGCCGCCGGACGAGGCGAGGGCCGCGACGGCGATGACGGCTCCGCCCGCGGCGACGCCGAGGCCCACCTGCGTCAGGGGGCGGCGGAAGATGGCGGCCACTACGCGGCGGGGGCTCGCGCCCAGCGCCACGCGCACGCCGATCTCGCGCGTGCGCCGCGCGACGGTGAAGGAGAGCACCGAGTAGATGCCCGCCAGCGCCAGGAGCAGCGCGATGCCGGTGAGCGCCAGCGTGATTCTGAGCCACACCCCCAGGAACCACAGCACCCCGCTCGTGACCTGATCCACCCGCTGCACCTCGGAGATGCGCAGCGCGGGGTCCACCGCCGTCGCGATCTCGCGGAGGCGGGGGGCCAGCGACAGCGGGTCGCCGCGGGCGTGGAGGATGACGAAGAGCGGGCCCGTGCTTCCCGGAGCCGCCGGCAGGTAGAAGCCCGCGGCGCGGCCCTGCTGCGTCGCCGCGCCCATGCCGAGCTCGTCCACCACGCCGACGATCTCGTACCAGGGGCGCGCGTCGTCTGCCAGCGGGCCGCCGCGCTGCTCGCGGGCGAAGCGCACCCGTACGCCGACCGCGCTGCGCCCCTGGAGCACCTGGTCCACGAAGCCGCGGTCCACGATCACGGCGCGCGAGTCCGGGGCGAGGTCGCCGGGGTGGAAGCGGCGCCCGGCCAGGATGGGCGCTCGCAGCACGTCGAAGTACGAAGGATCGATCCGCGCGGTGCTCACCTCGCGCAGCGGAACGACCGCGGGTGGCGTGCGGCCCGGCGCGGGCGGCGGCTCGTCCAGCTCGACGAAGCGCTCGACGTGGCCGGTGCGCGGAAGACGGTCGACGAAGGTGACTCCGGCGACTTCGGGCTCGGCGGCGAGGCGCTGGCGCAGGGCTTCGAGCCTGGCGGTGAACTTCGCTTCGTCCGGCTTCGCGGCCGCGTCCGGCGCGTCCATCTCCAGCTGGGCGGCGAGGTACTGCTCGGCCGCAAAGCCGGCGGGGAAGGAGCGGACGCGCGCCAGCTCGCGCTGCACCACCCAGGTGACGGCCGGGAACGCGACGGTGAAGGCGACCTGCGTGATGATGACGGCCGTCCATACGCCGCCGAAGCGCACGCCGCCGCCGCCCGCCGTCGCCTGGCGCAGGCGTCCACTGAGGCCGCGAGTGATCTTGAGCGCCGGCAGCACGCCCGCGATGGCGGCGCCCAGCAGCGTGAGCCCGCACGCGTACAGCACGGCCGCGGGCGACAGGCGCACGTCGTACCAGAAGGGGAGCCGCCCGAGGTTCCCCTCCAGGAACTCCATCCCCCAGCGCCGCAGCACGATGTACGCTGCCGTGAGGCCGACCGCGGCGGCCACGGCGCCCAGCATGAGCGCCTCCGCGAAGAGCTGCGCGACGATCCGCCCGCGAGTGGCGCCCAGAGCGCTGCGCACCACGAGCTCGGTCTCGCGCGCGGCGGCGCGGGCGAAGAGCAGCAGCGCGACGTTGCCGCAGACGAGCACCAGCAGCATCAGCACGAAGAGATTGAACGAGAGCATGAACGCCTGGTTGCTGGGCGACATCTCCGCGTACGACGAGGTGTACGGCACCACCTGGGGGCGCAGGTGCCGGTGCGTGCCGGGGTGCTGCGCCGCCATGCGGGCGCCGAGCACCGAGAGCTGCACCCGCGCTTCTTTCCAGGAGACGCCCGGTGCCAGCCGGCCGAAGACGGTGACCGGCGGCCCGTCGCGCGGCGGCTGGTGCAGCACGTCGGTCTGGAGCGGGATCCAGGCGTCGTGCGACACGGGGAAGCCGAAGCCCTCCGGCATCACGCCGACCACCGTGGCGTACGCTTCCCCCAGCCGCACGCTGCGCCCGATCACGCCCGCGTCGCCCGCGAAGCGCGTGCGCCACACGTCGTGGCCCAGCACGACCACGGGCGGCGCGCCGGGGCGTTCGTCCGCCGGGCCCAGGACGCGGCCCAGCAGCGGGGCGCTGGGGTCGATGCGGAACGCGGTGGCGGTGATCTCCGCGACCTGCACGGGAAGCGCGTCGCCGCCGGGCGCCACGAGGTTGCGGGAATGGTCGCGGAAGGCGCCGATGTCGGTTACGGTGGTGAGCGCGTCGCGCCAGACGGCGTAGTCGCGAAGGGCGCGGGGCTCGACGACGCCCTCCTCCGCATCCCAGACGCGCACCTGCACGATGCGATGGCCGTCCCGCAGCGGCAGGGTGGGGTGGACGAACTGCGTCACCATCTCGAAGGTGATGGCGCCCGCCCACACCGCGAACGCCATCGCCAGCCCGCCCACGATGGTCAGCCCCGGATGCTTCACGAGCATCCGGCAGCCGAGCTTCACGTCGAGCGGCACGCCGCCGAGCCCCGTCCGCGGCCCGCGCGCGAAGAGGCGGCGGATGCGAGCCCGTAGTTCATCAGACCGGATCATGGCGCAGCCGGGGCGGGGGGTGCGTCGTGGACCACGGGCACGGGGGGGCGGCCGAGCGCGATGCGGCCGATGGCTTCGGTGAGGTTGATATCCGAGCTGAGGCGCCCCGTGGTGTTGGTGAACATCGTCACGGAGAGCCCTTCCGCGGGATACCAGACGTTCTCGCCCGTGTAGCCCGGCGAGGTGCCGTCGTGCACGATGACCGTGCCGCCGCCAGGCGTGGGGCGGACGTACAGCCCCAGCCCGTACGGTACGGCCGCCGTCGCGGCCGCGCCGCGCGGCGTGATCATCGCGGCGTACGAGGCGGCGGAGAGCACCTTGCCGCCGTGCAGCGCGCGGTTCCACCGGGCGATGTCGCCGGCGCTGGAGCAGATGCCGCCCGCCAGCATCTGCGAAGGATGGATGTACGGTGCCGCGACGAGGGTGCCGGCGGGCGTGCGGTGGTACGCCTTCGCCACCCGCCCCGCCACCTCCCGGTCGCCGCACCATCCGAGCGTCGCCAGTCCCAGCGGGCGCGCGATCTCGTCGCGGAGGACGTCGCCGTACGACTTGCCGTACAGCTTCTCCACCAGCACCGCGAGAAGCATGTAACCGGTGTCGGAATAGGCGAACCCCGCCCCCGCCGGCCACCTGGGTGCAGTGGCGCGCGCGGCCATCGCGAACAGCGAGTCGCGCGGCATGTCGTCGCCCGCGCGGCTCATCACGCGCCAGTCGCGCGGCAGGGCGCCGGTGTGGTTGAGGATCTGCTCGATGGTGATGCGGTTCCACACCGGCTTGAGGCCCGCCAGGTAGTGGCCGATGGTGTCGTTCAGCGACAGCCTTCCACGGTCCACCTGCTTGAGCAGCAGCGCGGCGGTGAACTGCTTGCTGATCGCTCCGATGCGGTACGCGGTCGAGTTGTCGGCGCGCCGCTGGGTGGCGGTGTCCGCCAATCCCCACGAGCGCTCGATGGGGGGCTCGTCGCCGCGCGCGACTACGAGCGAGACGCCCGTGATGCCGCGGGCGAGCACCTCCGCCTGGACGAAGGAGTCGATGCTCGCGGCGAAGCGCTCCGGGCTCGGCCGCTGCGCGTGAATCGGCGAGGCGAACGGGAGGGCGAGGAGGCTCGCCAGCGCGATACGGATTGGACGTTTCATGATCGTGACGGATGAAGGAATGGTCGTGCGGCTGCCGCAAATTGGAGTGCCGCGTGACATCCGGAAAGCCGCTTTTCGCCGGATGGCAGATCGGGACCGCCGAATGGCGGCGCGGGCCGTCGCGGGGATGGCGTGCGGGTGGGTATCATCATTCAGCGCTCCGCCATCCCCCCTTTCCCCGATACGCGATTGCTCGCTCTGCACCTGATCCAACAGTCCGTCCGCGAAGCCGTGTCGTCGTTCACCGCGGACGAGATCGCGACCGCCGCCATCCGCATTCCCGCCGGGCTGCTGGTGGCGTTCGTCGTCAGCCGCCTGGTTCGCCGGGTACCGTGGCCGCGGCCGTTCCGCTTCCGTTTCCTGGCGATGCACGTCGCCGCCGCGCCGCTGGCCGCCGCCGCCTGGCTCCTGCTGGCGAGCGCGGGGGAGACGCTGATCTTGGGCGCCCCGTTCGTCGCGCGGCTCGAAGCCGTCCGGCGGATGGCCGGGCCAGGGAGCGAGATGCTGATCATCGGGACCTTTCTTTACGCCATCGTGGCCGGGGTGGCGCACGCCTTCGAGGGCTCCGCGCGCGCCGCCCGCGCCGAGGCCATGTCCGCGCGCACCCAGCTCGCGGCGCTGCGGGCGCAGATCCAGCCGCACTTCCTCTTCAACGCGCTGCACACGGTGGTGCAGCTCATCCCCATCGAGCCGCAGCGCGCCGCCGAGGCCGCGGAGCTCGTGGCGGACCTGCTGCGCACCACGCTGGAGGAGAAGCGCGACGAGGTGACGCTCGGCGACGAATGGAGCTTCGTGTCGCGCTACCTGGCCATCGAGCGGATCCGCTTCGGAGAGCGGCTGGCCGTGCGCTCGGAGCTCCCCGACGGCCTGCTGGGCGAGCGCGTCCCCGCATTCGCGCTGCAGACGCTGGTGGAGAACGCGGTGCACCACGGCGCCGCGCCGCGCGTGGCCGCCACGGAGATCGTGGTCAGCGCCGCGGGGAGCGCGCGTGAGCTGACGCTCTCGGTGCGCAACACGGGCGACGGCCCCGCCCGTGCCGCGGGGAACGGCGCGGGAACCGGGCTGGCGAGGCTGCGCGAGCGGCTGGCGGTGCTCTACGGCGGCACCGCGCGTCTGGCGTGCGGCCCGGCCGCGGACGGCGGCTACGAGGCGGTGCTGGTGGTGCCGCGGCGGCGCGGGAGGGAAGGGTGAAGGTCAGGACCTACGTGGTGGACGACGAGCCGGTCGCGCGCGCCGGCCTGCGCGCGATGCTGCGCGCCTACGACTGGGTGGAGGTCGTGGGCGAGGCGGCGGACGGGGAGTCGGCGGTCACGGGGATACAGGCGCTGCGTCCCGAGCTCGTCTTCCTGGACGTGCAGATGCCGGGGCTGCTGGGCACCGAGGTGCTGCGCCGGCTGGAGCGGCCGCCGTTCGTCATCTTCACCACCGCCTACTCCGAGCACGCGGTGACCGCCTTCGAGCTCGGCGCGGTGGACTACCTGCTGAAGCCGTTCGGCCCCACGCGCCTGGCCGCCGCCGTGGAACGCGTGCGCGCCGCGCTCGGCGAGCCCGCGCCGGCGGACCCCATCGAGCGGCTGAGCGGCGCGCTCGGCGGCGGGCCCATCAGCAGGCTCTTCGTGCGGATCGGCGGCGCCCTCGCCGCCCTCCCGGTGGAGCGCGTCTCGTGGTTCGAGGCCGACGGCGACTACGTGATCGCCCACGACGGCAACGCCCGCCACGTGCTCCATCTCTCGCTGAGCCGCCTCGTCACCCGCCTGGACCCGCGCCGCTTCGCGCGGGTGCACCGCGCGCACATCGTGAACCTGGACCAGGTGCGCGCCTTCAGGCCCGACGCCCGCGGCAACCTGGAGGCGGAGATGCTGGACGGCGCCCGCGTGCCGGTGAGCCGCGCGCGAGCCCAGGAGATCCGCAGCTTGGGGAACTAGCGCGCAGAGACCGGCAGAAACAGCCTCACACAGAGAACACGGAGGGAACCGCGAGCCACAGAGAAAAGGCTCTGGGTTGTTCTCTCTGTATCTCTGTTTGAGGCACGCGGTTGTCAAGTGCTGGCGCAGGAGATCCGTGGCCAGGGAAAATAGCGAGAGCTGTCCGACAATGATCCAGAAGAGGCCGTGCGCGGGCGTGGCAACCGGCACGACTCCGACAGCCTTGCTTCCGACTTACGACACACTTAGTATAGTAATAAGAGAGTGGCGCAAACGTAGCTCTCCTTTGTCGCGAGGGGTTAGAAGGCAGCGCTGCGGGTACTTCCCAGCACTTTTTACCCTGTCGGTTCACGCGCTCTGTCGACCGCGTGCCTATCCCTCTCCATGGACTACGCTCCTACAGAGCCAAATCCGGCAGAACTCTCCAGCGCTGGTCTTCCCAATTTTCGAGTAACACGGGATCGGCGGCCCGTATGGTTCCCACCCGAGGCATGGCGGCAGTGGGCGCGTACATGGGGTCTCTCTTCGCTTGAAGGCACGCGCCGTGGCGCGCTTTCCATCGCCGCCCGGACTCCCGCGCGGTCTTACCACCAACCCCCGCAAGGCCGATGAAACGAACAAGAACAAGCTGGCGCGGCACCGCTCTCGTCCTGCTGGCCGGGATGGCCGCCTCATGCGACGGCGGAAGCACCGGCCCCCGTCCGCCCGCCACCGTCACCGCCACCACGCCCACCACATTGACGGCGACGGTGGCGACCCCCGTCGCGACGCCGCCCGTGGTGCGCGTACAGGACCACCGGGGGCGGGGCGTGCGGAACGTGCCGGTGACCTTTACCGTGACGGGCGGCGGAGGAAGCGTCACGCTCGGCAGCGCCACCACCAATGCCGACGGCGTGGCGAGCGCGGGGAGCTGGACGTTGGGAACCGCCGCGGGAGTAAATACGCTGACGGCGACGGTGGCGGCACTGCCTCCGGTGCAGTTTACCGCCACGGGCACCGCGGGAGCGCCGGCGGCGATCATCAAGGCCGCGGGCGACAACCAGCAGGCACGCGCCGGGTCCCCGGTTCCGGTGGCGCCCTCGTTGATCGTGACGGACGCAATGGGGAACCTGGTGCCGGGGGTGATCGTGACGTTCGTGGTGGCCAGCGGGGGCGGAAGCATCACCGGGGCGTCCGCCACCACGGGGGCGGACGGCCGCGCGACGCTGGGAAGCTGGACGCTGGGCACGGTGGGCATCAACACGCTCACGGCTACGGCAGGCTCCGCCGGAAGCACCACCTTCACGGCCACGGCACTGGACCCCTGCACCACGGCCACCCCGTTCGCCCTGCGCACCCCCTTGAGCGGAACGCTCGCGGCGGGCGACTGCAGGCTCAGCTCGGGGGCGCTCATCGACTTCTACCAGACCAGCTCGTCGTCGGCGATGGTGGAGGAGTTCCTCCTCACCAGCACCGCGATCGACGCCTTCCTCGTGCTGTACGACGCGGCCGGGCGTACACTGGCCTTCGACGACGACGGCGCGGGGGGGGACAACTCGTCCATCCGGGTG
The DNA window shown above is from Longimicrobium sp. and carries:
- a CDS encoding FmdB family zinc ribbon protein encodes the protein MPAYEYLCDTCGRTADHLRPRVDRDRPARCGDWGCKGHLALIAPFHSAPPPAVPPRP
- a CDS encoding histidine kinase — protein: MLALHLIQQSVREAVSSFTADEIATAAIRIPAGLLVAFVVSRLVRRVPWPRPFRFRFLAMHVAAAPLAAAAWLLLASAGETLILGAPFVARLEAVRRMAGPGSEMLIIGTFLYAIVAGVAHAFEGSARAARAEAMSARTQLAALRAQIQPHFLFNALHTVVQLIPIEPQRAAEAAELVADLLRTTLEEKRDEVTLGDEWSFVSRYLAIERIRFGERLAVRSELPDGLLGERVPAFALQTLVENAVHHGAAPRVAATEIVVSAAGSARELTLSVRNTGDGPARAAGNGAGTGLARLRERLAVLYGGTARLACGPAADGGYEAVLVVPRRRGREG
- a CDS encoding ABC transporter permease; this translates as MIRSDELRARIRRLFARGPRTGLGGVPLDVKLGCRMLVKHPGLTIVGGLAMAFAVWAGAITFEMVTQFVHPTLPLRDGHRIVQVRVWDAEEGVVEPRALRDYAVWRDALTTVTDIGAFRDHSRNLVAPGGDALPVQVAEITATAFRIDPSAPLLGRVLGPADERPGAPPVVVLGHDVWRTRFAGDAGVIGRSVRLGEAYATVVGVMPEGFGFPVSHDAWIPLQTDVLHQPPRDGPPVTVFGRLAPGVSWKEARVQLSVLGARMAAQHPGTHRHLRPQVVPYTSSYAEMSPSNQAFMLSFNLFVLMLLVLVCGNVALLLFARAAARETELVVRSALGATRGRIVAQLFAEALMLGAVAAAVGLTAAYIVLRRWGMEFLEGNLGRLPFWYDVRLSPAAVLYACGLTLLGAAIAGVLPALKITRGLSGRLRQATAGGGGVRFGGVWTAVIITQVAFTVAFPAVTWVVQRELARVRSFPAGFAAEQYLAAQLEMDAPDAAAKPDEAKFTARLEALRQRLAAEPEVAGVTFVDRLPRTGHVERFVELDEPPPAPGRTPPAVVPLREVSTARIDPSYFDVLRAPILAGRRFHPGDLAPDSRAVIVDRGFVDQVLQGRSAVGVRVRFAREQRGGPLADDARPWYEIVGVVDELGMGAATQQGRAAGFYLPAAPGSTGPLFVILHARGDPLSLAPRLREIATAVDPALRISEVQRVDQVTSGVLWFLGVWLRITLALTGIALLLALAGIYSVLSFTVARRTREIGVRVALGASPRRVVAAIFRRPLTQVGLGVAAGGAVIAVAALASSGGGFTASQVALLLCYAAFMLGVCLLACVVPTRRALRVEPTEALRAE
- a CDS encoding serine hydrolase domain-containing protein encodes the protein MKRPIRIALASLLALPFASPIHAQRPSPERFAASIDSFVQAEVLARGITGVSLVVARGDEPPIERSWGLADTATQRRADNSTAYRIGAISKQFTAALLLKQVDRGRLSLNDTIGHYLAGLKPVWNRITIEQILNHTGALPRDWRVMSRAGDDMPRDSLFAMAARATAPRWPAGAGFAYSDTGYMLLAVLVEKLYGKSYGDVLRDEIARPLGLATLGWCGDREVAGRVAKAYHRTPAGTLVAAPYIHPSQMLAGGICSSAGDIARWNRALHGGKVLSAASYAAMITPRGAAATAAVPYGLGLYVRPTPGGGTVIVHDGTSPGYTGENVWYPAEGLSVTMFTNTTGRLSSDINLTEAIGRIALGRPPVPVVHDAPPAPAAP
- a CDS encoding pre-peptidase C-terminal domain-containing protein produces the protein MKRTRTSWRGTALVLLAGMAASCDGGSTGPRPPATVTATTPTTLTATVATPVATPPVVRVQDHRGRGVRNVPVTFTVTGGGGSVTLGSATTNADGVASAGSWTLGTAAGVNTLTATVAALPPVQFTATGTAGAPAAIIKAAGDNQQARAGSPVPVAPSLIVTDAMGNLVPGVIVTFVVASGGGSITGASATTGADGRATLGSWTLGTVGINTLTATAGSAGSTTFTATALDPCTTATPFALRTPLSGTLAAGDCRLSSGALIDFYQTSSSSAMVEEFLLTSTAIDAFLVLYDAAGRTLAFDDDGAGGDNSSIRVIAPAGQYMLGTSSFAGGQTGAYELSSRALPARTGCVEAWIVPGATFSGSLASGDCTLSNARYRDDYLVYLRAGQQITIFQRSTNFDTYLILTDDSNSSVAENDDGGGGTDSRITYTAPRAGAYTIRTSSYFYSATGTYTLSLTTSTP
- a CDS encoding LytTR family DNA-binding domain-containing protein, which codes for MKVRTYVVDDEPVARAGLRAMLRAYDWVEVVGEAADGESAVTGIQALRPELVFLDVQMPGLLGTEVLRRLERPPFVIFTTAYSEHAVTAFELGAVDYLLKPFGPTRLAAAVERVRAALGEPAPADPIERLSGALGGGPISRLFVRIGGALAALPVERVSWFEADGDYVIAHDGNARHVLHLSLSRLVTRLDPRRFARVHRAHIVNLDQVRAFRPDARGNLEAEMLDGARVPVSRARAQEIRSLGN